In one Thioclava sp. ES.031 genomic region, the following are encoded:
- a CDS encoding M20 aminoacylase family protein: MNITPAIKAMEDQLVEWRHALHRRPELAFEEHETAAFIAAELRRFGLEVHEGLAGTGVIGVLRNGEGPTVGLRADIDALPISELTGADYASEIPGKMHACGHDGHTTMLLGAAQAMAADPPGPGTVVFIFQPAEENEGGARVMIEDGLLDQFPLDSTFALHNWPGLEAGKIAMRAGPVMAAFDTFELKVMGKGSHGAMPHEGIDPITLAAQLQMAWQTIVSRAVDPTDATVISVTQIHAGHTLNVIPDEVTLHGTVRTLRPATRDFVQAEMTRRAEMIAEAFHAKAELIYQRRYPATINDPEAAETARRAAEAIVGRDAVQVDYASSMASEDFAFLLEKVPGAYGWIGNGSAEGGRNLHSPHYDFNDSILPLGVQFFVEVAHRALAGSND, translated from the coding sequence ATGAACATCACCCCGGCGATCAAGGCGATGGAAGACCAGTTGGTCGAATGGCGGCACGCGCTGCATCGCCGCCCCGAATTGGCCTTCGAGGAACACGAGACCGCCGCCTTCATCGCGGCTGAGTTGCGCAGGTTCGGACTGGAGGTCCACGAGGGGCTGGCCGGGACCGGAGTGATCGGCGTTCTGCGCAATGGCGAGGGGCCGACGGTCGGCCTGCGCGCCGATATCGACGCGCTGCCGATTTCCGAACTGACCGGCGCGGATTATGCTTCCGAGATCCCCGGCAAGATGCATGCCTGTGGCCATGACGGTCACACCACGATGCTGCTGGGCGCCGCGCAGGCGATGGCGGCCGATCCCCCGGGGCCCGGCACGGTGGTGTTCATCTTCCAGCCCGCCGAGGAAAACGAAGGCGGCGCGCGGGTGATGATCGAGGATGGGTTGCTCGACCAGTTCCCGCTCGACAGCACCTTTGCGCTGCACAACTGGCCGGGGCTCGAGGCGGGCAAGATCGCGATGCGCGCGGGCCCCGTGATGGCCGCGTTCGACACGTTCGAACTGAAGGTGATGGGCAAGGGCTCGCATGGCGCGATGCCGCATGAGGGGATCGACCCGATCACGCTGGCGGCCCAGTTGCAGATGGCCTGGCAGACCATCGTCAGCCGTGCGGTGGATCCCACCGATGCGACGGTGATCTCGGTCACGCAGATCCATGCGGGCCACACGCTCAATGTGATCCCCGACGAAGTGACTCTGCACGGCACCGTGCGCACCCTGCGCCCCGCGACACGCGATTTCGTGCAGGCCGAGATGACGCGCCGCGCCGAAATGATCGCCGAGGCGTTTCATGCCAAGGCCGAGCTGATCTATCAGCGCCGCTACCCGGCCACGATCAACGACCCCGAGGCGGCCGAAACGGCACGCCGCGCCGCCGAGGCCATCGTGGGCCGCGACGCGGTGCAGGTCGATTACGCGTCCAGCATGGCGAGCGAGGATTTCGCCTTCCTGCTGGAGAAGGTGCCCGGCGCTTACGGCTGGATCGGCAATGGATCGGCCGAGGGCGGGCGCAACCTGCACAGCCCGCATTACGATTTCAACGACTCGATCCTGCCGCTGGGCGTTCAGTTCTTCGTCGAGGTCGCGCATCGCGCGCTGGCCGGGTCGAACGATTGA
- a CDS encoding XdhC family protein, which produces MTHPAAQDPWFELARSDTPGAIAVISAIEGPAYRNIGTAMAILPDGRRFGALSAGCIEEDVVEHALAALADGQVRKLRYGAGSPFFDLKLPCGGALEVTVIPAPDRSLLSELAARRARRAEAALGLSASGGLRLMQEGEAPDEPGELRIAFRPEPRFVIFGAGAEAVFFADLVQATGAPHLLLTPEDATFANAEGAGCTVRRLDRSAIPSDVAIDARTAVILLFHDHDWELDILEAALATPAFYIGAQGSVRTQNRRQEGLQARGIDAATRARVHGPIGLIQSARDPRLLAVSVLAEVLAQVEGDTKRAASRSPIEAGSRAQDRSK; this is translated from the coding sequence GTGACCCATCCCGCCGCGCAAGATCCGTGGTTCGAACTGGCGCGGTCCGACACACCCGGCGCAATCGCGGTGATCTCTGCCATCGAAGGCCCGGCCTATCGAAATATCGGCACCGCGATGGCGATCTTGCCGGATGGTCGGCGCTTCGGAGCGCTCAGCGCGGGCTGTATCGAGGAAGATGTGGTCGAACATGCGCTCGCGGCGCTGGCCGACGGGCAGGTGCGCAAGCTGCGCTATGGGGCCGGCTCGCCCTTTTTCGACTTGAAGCTGCCCTGCGGCGGCGCGCTCGAGGTTACGGTGATCCCCGCGCCGGACCGTTCCTTGCTTAGCGAGCTTGCGGCAAGGCGGGCGCGCCGCGCGGAGGCGGCCTTGGGACTGAGCGCCTCGGGGGGCTTGCGTTTGATGCAGGAGGGCGAGGCTCCCGACGAGCCGGGAGAGCTGCGTATCGCCTTTCGCCCCGAGCCGCGCTTCGTGATCTTCGGTGCCGGCGCCGAGGCGGTGTTCTTCGCCGATCTGGTGCAGGCCACCGGCGCGCCGCATCTTCTTCTCACGCCCGAGGACGCCACTTTCGCCAATGCTGAAGGTGCAGGCTGCACGGTGCGCAGGTTGGACCGAAGCGCGATCCCCTCAGACGTTGCCATCGACGCGCGCACGGCGGTGATCCTTCTGTTTCACGACCACGATTGGGAACTGGATATTCTCGAGGCGGCGCTCGCAACGCCTGCGTTCTACATCGGGGCACAAGGCAGCGTGCGCACGCAAAACCGGCGGCAGGAAGGTTTGCAGGCTCGCGGTATCGATGCGGCGACGCGCGCGCGGGTTCATGGGCCTATCGGGCTCATCCAATCTGCGCGCGATCCGCGGCTGCTGGCCGTGTCGGTGCTGGCCGAGGTGCTTGCTCAGGTGGAAGGCGACACCAAGCGAGCCGCGTCGCGTTCACCGATCGAGGCCGGAAGCCGCGCTCAAGACCGCTCGAAGTAA
- a CDS encoding Glu/Leu/Phe/Val dehydrogenase, whose translation MPTKKKAVEEETPPTTGMLAKSRETLRAACERLNIHPDVFEELKGPRETLAATLLIRMDDGSRRAFQSWRCRYNDRRGPTKGGVRFHPNVSLDEIETLSFWMTFKCAVANLPFGGGKGGVCVDTKTLSANELERLSRAYVEAFAPFIGPDRDILAPDMYTNGIVIAWMADQYSWISGQASPSAITGKPLAFGGTNGRVDATARGGYYALRYLETALALDPNTATVAIQGFGNVGFHCAKLLHADGYKIVAISDSRGGIYDPSGLDPLAVMQHKHETGGVKGAKGQGKTKEISNAELLELDCDVLVPAALERQITLENCDKIKARIILEMANGPVSPEADKKLAEAGHIIVPDILANSGGVTVSHLEWVQNRSGFYWDSSRVRDHLKTTMETETQSIWTLHNEMELSMRDAAYIHGLRRIAESVEARGTPAYFERS comes from the coding sequence ATGCCGACCAAGAAGAAAGCTGTCGAGGAAGAAACGCCTCCGACCACGGGAATGCTGGCGAAGTCCCGCGAGACGCTGCGGGCGGCCTGCGAGCGGCTCAACATTCATCCCGACGTTTTCGAAGAGCTCAAAGGGCCCCGTGAAACACTGGCCGCCACGCTCTTGATCCGGATGGATGACGGAAGCCGCAGGGCGTTCCAGTCTTGGCGGTGCCGTTATAACGACCGGCGAGGTCCGACTAAGGGCGGCGTTCGTTTCCATCCGAACGTCTCGCTCGACGAGATCGAGACGCTTTCCTTCTGGATGACGTTCAAGTGCGCCGTGGCCAACCTGCCCTTCGGCGGCGGGAAGGGCGGGGTCTGCGTGGACACGAAGACGCTCTCGGCCAACGAGTTGGAGCGCTTGAGCCGGGCCTATGTCGAAGCCTTCGCGCCGTTCATCGGCCCCGATCGCGATATTCTGGCGCCGGACATGTATACGAACGGGATCGTCATCGCCTGGATGGCGGACCAATACAGCTGGATATCAGGGCAGGCCTCCCCGAGCGCGATCACCGGAAAACCTCTCGCTTTCGGGGGCACGAATGGGCGCGTCGATGCGACGGCACGCGGCGGATACTATGCGCTGCGCTATCTGGAAACCGCGCTCGCCCTCGACCCGAACACAGCCACGGTGGCGATCCAGGGTTTCGGGAATGTTGGCTTCCACTGCGCGAAGCTTCTTCATGCGGACGGGTATAAAATCGTCGCCATCTCAGATTCCCGCGGCGGCATCTACGATCCAAGCGGTTTGGACCCGCTCGCCGTCATGCAACACAAGCATGAGACAGGCGGCGTCAAAGGCGCGAAGGGGCAAGGCAAGACGAAAGAGATTTCGAATGCCGAGCTGTTGGAGCTCGATTGCGACGTGCTGGTGCCTGCCGCGTTGGAGCGGCAGATCACGCTTGAGAATTGTGACAAGATCAAAGCGCGCATCATTCTTGAAATGGCGAATGGACCGGTCTCGCCCGAAGCCGACAAGAAGCTGGCGGAAGCCGGGCATATCATCGTGCCCGACATCCTCGCGAATTCCGGGGGCGTCACGGTGTCCCATCTCGAATGGGTCCAGAACAGATCGGGTTTTTATTGGGACAGTTCGCGCGTCAGAGATCATCTGAAGACGACGATGGAGACCGAGACGCAATCGATCTGGACATTGCACAACGAAATGGAGCTTTCGATGCGCGATGCCGCCTATATCCATGGTCTGCGTCGGATCGCGGAGTCGGTGGAGGCGCGGGGCACGCCCGCTTACTTCGAGCGGTCTTGA
- a CDS encoding ATP-binding protein gives MLPTLAGSTEFLGYCTSIGIVVTAAVFAVFVRRFPFDVLAAIASPVVNAAIGAADGEARDERRLLRLQKQMVGYKLLIIDELGFVPLSKTGAELLFELISQRYERGATMITSNLPFDEWTETFGSERLTGALLDRLTHHVHILEMNGDSYRLAQSRARNSADT, from the coding sequence GTGCTGCCCACTTTGGCAGGCAGCACTGAGTTTCTTGGCTACTGCACATCAATTGGGATCGTCGTCACCGCCGCCGTCTTCGCCGTTTTTGTTCGGCGTTTTCCCTTCGATGTTCTCGCCGCCATTGCCAGCCCCGTTGTCAACGCGGCCATTGGCGCCGCTGACGGAGAGGCCCGTGACGAGCGCCGCCTGCTACGCCTGCAGAAACAGATGGTCGGATACAAGCTCCTGATCATCGACGAGCTGGGCTTCGTGCCTCTGAGCAAGACCGGCGCCGAGCTGCTGTTCGAACTGATCTCGCAGCGCTACGAGCGGGGCGCCACCATGATCACCAGCAATCTGCCCTTCGACGAATGGACCGAAACCTTCGGCTCCGAGCGCCTGACCGGCGCTCTGCTCGACCGGCTCACCCACCATGTCCACATCCTCGAGATGAACGGCGACAGCTATCGGCTTGCCCAAAGCCGCGCCCGAAACAGCGCCGACACCTGA
- a CDS encoding DEAD/DEAH box helicase, with protein sequence MIPSLSAALAERGYDTLTPVQDAVTDPALEGKDLLVSAQTGSGKTVGFGLAIAPTLLGEAESFGPAGTPLALVVAPTRELAFQVMQELRWLYGKTGAIVSSCVGGMDPRQERRALERGTHIVVGTPGRLSDHIRRRALDLSDIRAVVLDEADEMLDLGFREDLEFILGSATEERRTLLFSATVSPMIAKLAEQFQNDAQRISTINTAQQHSDIAYKALKVAASDSDHAIFNLLRFHHDESAIVFANTRAAVNHLSARLGNRGLSVVTLSGELSQAERSHALQAMRDGRARVCVATDVAARGIDLPNLSLVIHADLPQNTESLLHRSGRTGRAGRKGMSALIVPPRMVKRAERLLKFAKINAEWTVPPSAESIIARDEERLLTDPDWREPISEDQAAFARKLLDRHGAEAVAAAFLRLQQSRNAPPEDLLPPDTKGQSERQEFGPSRWFTLSVGRNDRAEPRWLLPLLRRHADLDKSAIGAIRVRDDETFVEIAEKSVAKFEASLGPDGELSDEISARALNGEPDFGPPPKKRRADKPHGKPDRGERPGKTPHRKGPPKAPRDDAPEESAKTSGWSPDDEAVFAALAEISPKKRKPKPDGGAAPKGKKPRAKYASPGKGPHPGKGGKPKSGGPKKPRK encoded by the coding sequence ATGATCCCCTCCCTTTCCGCAGCGCTCGCCGAGCGCGGCTACGACACTCTCACTCCCGTGCAGGACGCGGTGACCGATCCCGCACTCGAGGGCAAGGACCTGCTGGTCTCGGCCCAGACCGGCTCGGGTAAAACGGTCGGCTTCGGTCTCGCGATCGCGCCGACCCTCCTGGGCGAGGCCGAAAGCTTCGGCCCGGCTGGCACGCCGCTTGCACTCGTTGTGGCCCCCACGCGGGAACTCGCCTTTCAGGTCATGCAGGAATTGCGCTGGCTCTACGGCAAGACCGGCGCCATCGTCAGCTCCTGCGTCGGCGGCATGGACCCGCGTCAGGAACGCCGCGCCCTCGAACGCGGTACGCATATCGTGGTCGGCACGCCCGGCCGCCTGAGCGACCATATCCGCCGCCGCGCGCTCGATCTGAGCGACATCCGCGCCGTCGTGCTCGACGAGGCCGACGAGATGCTCGATCTGGGCTTCCGCGAAGACCTCGAATTCATCCTCGGCTCGGCCACGGAAGAGCGCCGCACGCTGCTGTTCTCCGCCACCGTGTCGCCGATGATCGCGAAGCTGGCCGAGCAGTTCCAGAACGACGCGCAGCGCATTTCGACGATCAACACCGCGCAGCAGCACTCCGACATCGCCTACAAGGCGCTGAAGGTTGCGGCCTCGGATAGCGATCATGCGATCTTCAACCTGCTGCGCTTCCACCATGATGAAAGCGCCATCGTTTTCGCCAACACCCGCGCGGCGGTGAACCATCTCAGCGCGCGGCTCGGCAATCGCGGCCTCTCGGTCGTGACGCTGTCGGGCGAACTGTCACAGGCCGAACGCAGCCACGCGCTGCAGGCGATGCGCGACGGGCGGGCACGGGTTTGCGTGGCGACCGATGTGGCTGCGCGCGGCATCGACCTGCCGAACCTGAGCCTCGTGATCCACGCCGATCTACCGCAGAACACCGAGAGCCTGCTGCACCGTTCGGGCCGGACGGGTCGCGCCGGGCGCAAGGGAATGTCCGCGCTGATCGTGCCGCCGCGCATGGTCAAACGCGCCGAGCGCCTGCTGAAATTCGCGAAGATCAACGCCGAATGGACCGTGCCGCCCTCGGCCGAGTCGATCATCGCGCGCGACGAAGAGCGCCTGCTGACCGATCCCGATTGGCGCGAGCCGATCAGCGAGGATCAGGCAGCGTTTGCGCGCAAGCTGCTCGACCGGCACGGGGCCGAGGCTGTCGCCGCCGCCTTCCTGCGGCTGCAGCAGTCGCGCAATGCCCCGCCCGAGGATCTTCTGCCGCCGGACACCAAGGGGCAATCGGAGCGTCAGGAATTCGGCCCTAGCCGCTGGTTCACGCTGTCGGTCGGGCGCAACGACCGGGCCGAGCCGCGCTGGCTGCTGCCCTTGCTGCGCCGCCATGCCGATCTCGACAAATCCGCGATCGGCGCGATCCGCGTGCGCGATGACGAGACCTTCGTCGAGATCGCCGAGAAGAGCGTCGCGAAATTCGAAGCCTCGCTTGGCCCGGATGGGGAACTGTCCGACGAAATCTCCGCCCGCGCCCTCAATGGCGAACCCGATTTTGGTCCGCCGCCGAAAAAACGCCGCGCAGACAAGCCGCATGGCAAACCGGATCGCGGCGAGCGTCCGGGCAAGACGCCCCATCGCAAGGGCCCGCCCAAGGCGCCGCGCGACGACGCCCCGGAGGAGAGTGCGAAGACCAGCGGTTGGAGCCCCGACGACGAGGCCGTGTTCGCAGCCCTCGCGGAAATCTCGCCGAAGAAGCGCAAGCCCAAGCCCGATGGCGGTGCCGCCCCGAAGGGCAAGAAGCCCCGCGCGAAATATGCAAGCCCCGGCAAAGGGCCGCATCCGGGCAAAGGTGGAAAGCCCAAGTCCGGCGGCCCGAAGAAGCCGCGCAAGTGA
- a CDS encoding sodium:calcium antiporter yields the protein MIASLSTPLLLGVFAIAGLIVVISSIKATGLADVIADRTRMGEALAGGIVLGAATSLSGIVVSVSVAAQGDASFAFSNAVGGIAAQTFFLALADMLHRRANLEHSAAEPANLFQAVMLIVLLSIPLAATAAPDFAIWGISPASVVLFLAYLGGTKLATQVSETPMWKPVETRETRRDEPEDEEEANRSPRGPIIVFVGLVVIMGLSGWVISQAGQEFVTRFSLSSSLVGALLTAVVTSLPELVTTLTAVRRGALQLAIGGIIGGNTFDTLFLVFSDGAYRDGSLYHAVSMSDLYWLATGLMMTGVLLGGLILRQKDGPARIGIESLLLVAIYASAVVLQVLA from the coding sequence ATGATCGCCTCTCTTTCGACCCCGCTTCTGCTCGGCGTATTTGCCATCGCCGGGCTGATCGTCGTCATCTCCTCCATCAAGGCGACCGGGCTGGCCGATGTGATCGCGGATCGCACGCGGATGGGCGAAGCGCTGGCAGGCGGGATCGTGCTGGGGGCGGCGACGTCGCTGTCGGGGATCGTCGTCTCCGTCTCGGTCGCCGCACAGGGCGATGCGAGTTTCGCCTTTTCCAATGCCGTGGGCGGGATCGCCGCGCAGACCTTCTTTCTGGCGCTCGCCGACATGCTGCACCGACGCGCCAATCTCGAACATTCCGCGGCAGAACCCGCCAACCTCTTTCAGGCGGTGATGCTGATCGTGCTGCTGTCGATCCCGCTCGCCGCGACCGCCGCGCCCGACTTCGCGATCTGGGGGATCAGCCCGGCCTCGGTGGTGCTGTTCCTCGCCTATCTCGGCGGCACGAAACTCGCGACCCAGGTGTCGGAAACGCCGATGTGGAAACCGGTCGAAACCCGCGAGACGCGCCGTGACGAACCCGAAGACGAGGAGGAAGCGAACCGCTCCCCGCGCGGCCCCATCATCGTCTTCGTCGGTCTCGTCGTCATCATGGGCCTCAGCGGTTGGGTCATTTCGCAGGCCGGGCAGGAATTCGTCACCCGCTTCAGTCTCAGCTCCTCGCTGGTGGGCGCGCTGCTGACGGCGGTCGTGACCTCGCTGCCCGAGCTGGTAACGACGCTGACCGCGGTCCGTCGCGGCGCGCTGCAACTGGCCATCGGAGGGATCATCGGCGGCAACACCTTCGACACGCTGTTCCTCGTCTTCTCGGACGGGGCCTATCGTGACGGCTCGCTCTACCACGCGGTCTCGATGTCGGACCTCTACTGGCTCGCGACGGGACTGATGATGACGGGCGTGCTGCTCGGCGGGTTGATCCTGCGCCAGAAGGACGGGCCGGCACGGATCGGGATCGAGAGCCTGCTGCTGGTCGCGATCTACGCCTCCGCGGTGGTGCTGCAAGTCCTCGCCTGA
- the xylB gene encoding xylulokinase, translating into MFIGLDLGTSGLKGLLIDEAQRVVAEATHPLTVSRPQEGWSEQDPAEWIAAMEAVLGSLAQHDLSAVRGIGLSGHMHGATLLDAQDAVLRPCILWNDTRAHREAAALDAEPQFREISGNIVFPGFTAPKLVWLAKHEPERFAKVAKVLLPKDYLRLWLTGEHVSEMSDAAGTSWFDTGARDWSDALLSATGMRREQMPRLVEGSDVSGTLRPQIAARFGLPEGVVVAGGGGDNAASGVGVGVVAAGQAFVSLGTSGVLFAADDGYRPDAASAVHSFCHALPQTWHQMGVVLAATDALNWYARLLESDAKELTEGLGPLQAPGKARFLPYLGGERTPLNDAAIRGAFIGLEHATDRAATTRAVLEGVSFALRDCRDALAGTGTRIETLLGVGGGTRSRYWCEAIATALDTPVALPVAGDYGGAFGAARLGMMAATGGGLDIATPPEIAATIEPVSALREAFGEGYDRYRQAGAALRGLT; encoded by the coding sequence ATGTTTATCGGATTGGATCTGGGCACATCGGGGCTGAAGGGGCTCTTGATCGACGAGGCGCAGCGCGTGGTGGCCGAGGCGACGCATCCGCTCACCGTGTCGCGCCCGCAGGAGGGCTGGTCGGAACAGGATCCCGCCGAATGGATTGCGGCGATGGAGGCTGTGCTGGGCTCGCTTGCGCAGCACGATCTGTCGGCGGTGCGCGGGATCGGGCTGTCGGGGCATATGCATGGCGCGACGCTGCTGGACGCGCAGGACGCGGTGCTGCGGCCCTGCATCCTGTGGAACGATACCCGCGCCCATCGCGAGGCGGCGGCGCTCGACGCGGAGCCGCAATTCCGCGAGATCAGCGGCAATATCGTGTTCCCCGGCTTCACTGCGCCGAAGCTCGTCTGGCTCGCCAAGCACGAGCCGGAGCGTTTCGCGAAAGTGGCGAAGGTGCTGCTGCCGAAGGACTACCTGCGGCTCTGGCTGACCGGGGAGCATGTCTCGGAAATGTCGGACGCCGCCGGGACGAGCTGGTTCGATACCGGCGCGCGCGATTGGTCGGATGCGCTTCTGTCGGCAACCGGGATGCGGCGCGAGCAGATGCCGCGCCTCGTCGAAGGCTCGGACGTGTCGGGCACGCTGCGCCCGCAGATCGCGGCGCGCTTTGGTCTGCCGGAGGGCGTCGTCGTCGCGGGCGGCGGGGGCGACAACGCGGCTTCGGGCGTGGGCGTCGGCGTCGTGGCGGCGGGGCAGGCCTTCGTCTCGCTCGGCACCTCGGGCGTGCTGTTCGCCGCCGATGACGGCTATCGCCCCGATGCGGCGAGTGCGGTGCACAGCTTCTGTCACGCCTTGCCGCAGACATGGCATCAGATGGGGGTGGTGCTCGCCGCGACCGACGCGCTGAACTGGTATGCGCGGCTTCTGGAGAGCGACGCCAAGGAATTGACCGAAGGCCTCGGCCCGCTGCAGGCGCCGGGCAAGGCGCGGTTCCTGCCCTATCTCGGCGGCGAGCGTACGCCGCTCAACGATGCGGCGATCCGCGGCGCGTTCATCGGACTGGAACACGCAACCGATCGCGCCGCGACCACGCGGGCCGTGCTGGAAGGGGTGAGCTTCGCGCTGCGCGATTGCCGCGATGCGCTGGCCGGCACCGGCACCCGGATCGAGACGCTGCTCGGCGTCGGGGGCGGCACGCGCTCGCGCTATTGGTGCGAGGCGATCGCGACCGCGCTCGACACGCCCGTGGCCCTGCCGGTGGCGGGCGATTACGGTGGCGCGTTCGGCGCGGCGAGGCTAGGTATGATGGCCGCGACAGGCGGCGGGTTGGATATCGCGACTCCGCCCGAGATCGCCGCGACGATCGAGCCGGTCTCCGCTTTGCGCGAGGCCTTCGGCGAAGGTTACGACCGCTACCGTCAAGCCGGTGCCGCGTTGCGCGGTTTGACTTGA
- a CDS encoding aldose epimerase family protein, translating into MFDHETELEIGLASGMLVRIDPKGARLTSLALPGPSGPVELLIGPDPVQTTRSFHGATIGRYANRIAGAKFTLDGEQFQLDANENGNCLHGGGQGFDQCDWKVVAHWINAATLQLESPDGDQGFPGNLVAEVSFAVSDPATLNITYRARCDRACPVSLTSHGYFNLAGGGSIADHQLKLNADQVLEIDAETLPVGAPRDVAGTRFDFREPAPVPGPDGAGFDHNFCLRPGAMREVAVLSDPTSGRSMTMLSNQPGLQVYTAPSGDSFNAICLEPQAWPDAPNHPEFPSAILRPGVEYVNRIRLQFSG; encoded by the coding sequence ATGTTCGATCACGAAACAGAATTGGAGATCGGGCTTGCATCAGGGATGCTGGTGCGTATCGACCCGAAAGGCGCGCGACTGACTAGCCTGGCCCTGCCAGGTCCCAGTGGACCCGTCGAACTTCTCATCGGCCCGGACCCCGTGCAGACCACGCGCAGCTTCCACGGGGCGACGATAGGACGTTACGCGAACCGCATCGCCGGGGCGAAATTCACGCTCGATGGCGAGCAATTCCAGCTCGATGCAAATGAAAACGGGAACTGCCTTCATGGCGGCGGTCAGGGGTTCGACCAATGCGACTGGAAGGTCGTCGCGCATTGGATCAACGCGGCGACACTGCAGCTCGAGAGCCCGGATGGCGATCAGGGCTTCCCCGGCAATCTCGTCGCAGAGGTGAGCTTCGCGGTATCGGACCCTGCCACCTTGAACATCACCTACCGGGCGCGTTGCGACCGTGCCTGCCCGGTCTCGCTGACCTCGCACGGGTATTTCAATCTCGCAGGCGGCGGCTCGATCGCCGACCACCAGTTGAAGCTCAACGCCGATCAGGTGCTGGAGATCGATGCCGAGACATTGCCCGTCGGCGCACCGCGCGACGTAGCTGGCACACGCTTCGACTTCCGCGAACCGGCGCCGGTGCCAGGACCGGATGGCGCGGGCTTCGATCACAACTTCTGTCTCCGCCCCGGCGCGATGCGCGAGGTGGCGGTGCTGAGCGATCCGACCTCCGGACGCAGCATGACGATGCTGAGCAACCAGCCCGGATTGCAGGTCTACACCGCACCGTCCGGCGACAGCTTCAACGCGATCTGTCTGGAGCCGCAAGCCTGGCCCGACGCGCCCAATCACCCCGAATTCCCCTCGGCGATCCTGCGACCGGGCGTGGAATATGTGAACCGGATCCGGCTGCAATTCTCGGGCTGA